One genomic window of Paenibacillus xylanilyticus includes the following:
- the aroB gene encoding 3-dehydroquinate synthase, translating into MRQLTVQLEERSYPILIGSGLLAEAPRFFEQYGLTKKSPLLIITDENVAPKYLAGLEQTLRAADYTVVSAVVPSGETSKSLSVYQDMMTAAIEGKLDRSSAIIALGGGVVGDLAGFVAATYMRGIKFVQVPTTILAHDSSVGGKVAVNHPLAKNMIGAFHQPELVLYDVDTLQSLPPRDVSAGLSEMLKHGLIRDEAFAHWCEEHAEALLALDPEALGYGLERGCGIKAEIVSRDERENGERALLNLGHTIGHAIEAIAGYGEFLHGEAISIGMAGSALLGEKLGAPAGLYDDTVRMLRSLRLPVTMPKHLDTDALMDAMMHDKKFREGHMVFIIPDRIGAARIVKDVPVSAVRDVIELLKKGAE; encoded by the coding sequence ATGCGTCAGCTGACAGTTCAGTTGGAGGAACGCTCATATCCCATTCTAATTGGCAGTGGTCTGCTAGCTGAGGCGCCTCGATTTTTTGAACAATATGGATTGACTAAAAAAAGTCCGCTGCTCATTATTACCGATGAGAATGTGGCTCCCAAGTATTTGGCTGGTCTTGAACAGACCCTCCGGGCGGCTGACTATACAGTCGTTTCGGCAGTGGTTCCTTCGGGAGAGACATCCAAATCCCTATCGGTTTATCAAGACATGATGACAGCTGCCATTGAGGGTAAACTGGATCGCAGTTCCGCCATTATTGCGTTGGGCGGAGGCGTTGTGGGAGATCTCGCTGGATTCGTGGCGGCTACATATATGCGTGGAATCAAGTTTGTACAAGTACCGACAACAATCCTCGCACATGACAGCAGTGTTGGTGGCAAAGTAGCCGTTAACCATCCGCTGGCCAAAAATATGATTGGTGCATTCCATCAGCCTGAGCTTGTGCTCTATGATGTGGATACACTTCAATCCTTGCCGCCGCGTGATGTTTCAGCCGGACTATCGGAAATGCTGAAGCACGGACTGATTCGCGACGAAGCGTTTGCACATTGGTGTGAAGAGCATGCCGAAGCGCTGCTCGCGCTTGACCCGGAAGCACTCGGATACGGTCTGGAACGCGGATGCGGCATCAAGGCTGAAATTGTGTCTCGTGATGAGCGGGAAAACGGAGAGCGTGCACTTTTGAATTTGGGCCATACCATTGGTCATGCAATTGAAGCGATAGCTGGATACGGGGAGTTTTTGCATGGAGAAGCCATCTCTATCGGGATGGCCGGATCGGCTTTGCTGGGCGAGAAGCTTGGTGCACCTGCAGGTCTATATGACGATACAGTGCGGATGCTTCGTTCCCTGCGATTACCGGTCACCATGCCGAAACATCTGGATACGGATGCGTTGATGGATGCCATGATGCATGACAAGAAATTCCGTGAAGGACATATGGTGTTTATTATTCCGGATCGGATTGGAGCAGCGCGAATTGTGAAAGACGTGCCCGTATCGGCAGTTCGTGATGTCATTGAATTGCTTAAGAAGGGAGCAGAATAA
- the aroC gene encoding chorismate synthase has translation MSLRYLTAGETHGPQLTAIIEGLPSNLNINFEELNFQLHRRQKGYGRGRRMQIEKDQANFVGGIRHGYTTGAPVALVVQNNDWKHWQNIMNIEPIEGSDEEKRRVHRPRPGHADLNGGLKYNLKDLRNVLERSSARETTVRVACGAIARQFLAEFGIKVAGRVLRIGEIEAPYQDLPIDELIEVTEASSVRVTDAETEKKMEAYIDQIKQEGDSIGGIVECIVEGVPIGLGSHVQYDRKLDARIAQGVMSINAFKGVEIGIGFEAGTIRGSQVHDEILHTEERGYHRATNRLGGFEGGMTNGMPVVVRGVMKPIPTLYKPLQSVDIDTKEAFTAQVERSDACAVPAASVVMEHVVAWEIAKAFLEKFGGDSMEEIRANYNNYNAQLESY, from the coding sequence ATGAGTTTACGTTATTTAACCGCAGGGGAAACGCACGGACCCCAATTGACAGCGATTATCGAAGGATTGCCAAGCAATCTGAATATTAATTTTGAGGAACTGAACTTCCAGCTCCACCGTAGACAAAAAGGATATGGCCGTGGACGCCGGATGCAGATTGAGAAAGATCAGGCCAATTTTGTAGGTGGCATTCGTCACGGATATACAACTGGAGCTCCGGTAGCTCTGGTCGTTCAGAATAATGACTGGAAACACTGGCAGAACATTATGAATATTGAGCCTATTGAAGGCAGTGATGAAGAGAAACGCCGCGTTCATCGTCCTCGTCCTGGACATGCGGACCTGAACGGCGGACTCAAATATAATCTGAAAGATCTGCGCAACGTTCTAGAGCGCTCCAGTGCACGTGAAACAACGGTACGTGTAGCTTGTGGAGCGATCGCTCGTCAGTTCCTGGCCGAGTTTGGCATTAAGGTAGCGGGGCGTGTACTGCGTATCGGAGAGATCGAGGCACCTTACCAAGACCTGCCTATCGATGAGCTGATTGAAGTAACCGAAGCTTCCTCGGTTCGAGTTACGGATGCAGAGACAGAGAAGAAGATGGAAGCCTACATTGATCAAATCAAGCAGGAAGGCGACTCCATCGGAGGAATCGTGGAATGCATTGTTGAAGGTGTTCCTATCGGTCTCGGAAGCCATGTACAGTATGATCGCAAACTGGATGCACGGATTGCTCAAGGTGTCATGTCCATTAATGCCTTTAAAGGTGTGGAAATCGGTATCGGATTCGAAGCAGGAACGATTCGCGGCTCCCAGGTACATGATGAAATTCTTCACACCGAGGAACGTGGTTACCACCGGGCAACCAATCGTTTGGGTGGATTTGAAGGCGGTATGACCAACGGAATGCCGGTCGTGGTTCGTGGGGTTATGAAACCTATCCCGACACTCTACAAACCACTTCAAAGCGTTGATATTGATACCAAAGAAGCCTTCACTGCCCAAGTTGAACGTTCAGATGCTTGTGCCGTTCCGGCAGCAAGCGTAGTCATGGAACATGTGGTGGCATGGGAGATTGCCAAGGCATTCCTTGAGAAGTTCGGTGGGGATTCCATGGAGGAAATTCGCGCCAACTACAACAACTATAACGCTCAATTGGAGAGCTACTAA
- a CDS encoding CheR family methyltransferase, producing MLEQEQLDPDYAGFIRKIKESTGIDLAQYKEGQMKRRLTTLRNKNGFHTFSNFFDAMQKDKSLFYEFLDRMTINVSEFWRNPNRWEVLRDEILPELIGPKRRVKVWSAACSTGEEPYTLAMILDTMGILKDSSITASDLDEGALAKAKEGRYMERSLKDVPKETASRYFKQDGLVYRIDDKLKSSIKFMKQNLLLDPFDDGYDLIVCRNVMIYFTEEAKNLLYHKFAASLRPGGILFVGSTEQIFSPGQYGLETAETFFYRKK from the coding sequence ATGCTGGAGCAGGAACAACTAGACCCGGATTATGCCGGTTTTATTCGGAAAATCAAAGAGAGCACAGGCATTGATCTTGCTCAATACAAGGAAGGCCAGATGAAAAGACGGCTGACCACACTTCGAAACAAAAACGGGTTTCATACATTTTCTAATTTTTTTGATGCCATGCAGAAGGATAAGTCGTTATTTTACGAATTTCTTGATCGGATGACGATTAACGTTTCGGAATTTTGGCGAAATCCTAACCGCTGGGAAGTGCTCCGTGACGAGATCCTTCCTGAGTTGATTGGTCCGAAGCGCCGTGTAAAGGTATGGAGTGCTGCTTGCTCAACTGGCGAAGAGCCCTATACACTTGCAATGATTTTGGATACGATGGGAATTCTTAAGGACAGTTCCATTACGGCGAGTGATCTGGACGAAGGCGCACTGGCCAAAGCCAAGGAAGGGCGTTATATGGAGCGTTCGCTCAAGGATGTCCCCAAAGAGACAGCCAGTCGCTATTTTAAACAGGACGGGTTGGTTTACCGGATCGATGACAAGCTCAAAAGCTCAATCAAGTTTATGAAGCAGAATCTGCTGCTGGACCCTTTTGATGATGGGTATGATCTGATTGTGTGCCGGAATGTGATGATCTATTTTACCGAGGAAGCCAAAAATCTGTTGTATCATAAATTTGCAGCAAGTTTACGGCCAGGCGGCATTCTATTCGTAGGCAGCACAGAACAGATTTTCTCCCCTGGACAATACGGTCTGGAGACAGCGGAGACGTTCTTCTATCGTAAAAAATAA
- the ndk gene encoding nucleoside-diphosphate kinase, with product MDRTFLMVKPDGVQRGLIGRIVSRLEDKGFKMVAGKLVQMTEEQAKRHYAEHEGKPFFDDLVQFITSGPVFAMVWEGDDIVALARIVIGKTNVKEAAPGTIRGDFASHTPHNLIHGADSPESASREAANFFTSDELVTYDKSIAAWL from the coding sequence ATGGATCGTACATTTTTGATGGTGAAGCCGGATGGTGTGCAGCGTGGTTTGATTGGGCGTATCGTTAGCCGTCTGGAAGACAAGGGGTTTAAAATGGTGGCTGGGAAACTGGTTCAGATGACAGAGGAACAGGCCAAGCGCCATTATGCGGAACATGAAGGAAAGCCGTTTTTTGATGATCTGGTGCAGTTTATCACATCCGGGCCTGTATTTGCCATGGTCTGGGAAGGTGATGACATTGTGGCACTTGCGCGGATTGTTATCGGCAAAACCAATGTAAAGGAAGCGGCTCCCGGTACGATCCGCGGAGACTTTGCGAGCCACACACCGCATAACCTGATTCATGGAGCTGATTCGCCGGAGTCTGCCTCTCGTGAAGCAGCAAACTTCTTTACTTCAGATGAGTTGGTGACGTACGACAAGAGCATCGCAGCCTGGTTGTAA
- a CDS encoding polyprenyl synthetase family protein, translating to MKLLDIFGLLKKDMDYIEKELYRSVQGDQKLLSETSLHLLKAGGKRLRPVFVLLGGKYGTYDIERLKLIAVPLELIHSASLVHDDVIDNAETRRGKPTVKSKWDNRIAMYTGDYIYGKALQMTAGLSDPDIHRILAKAMVQMSIGEMEQIRDFFNTGQSVRNYLLRIRRKTALLIAVSCQLGALATRAPKHVSSLLYTYGYNVGMAFQIQDDVLDLVGTEKQLGKPPGSDMKQGNITLPVLYALQERDLREPLLNEISRVQREDGRASASDAIGMIRQSQGIAKAEALADRYMKKALDALDQLPNIKTSKNLRDIAHFVVKRTH from the coding sequence ATGAAACTATTGGATATTTTCGGGTTGTTAAAAAAAGACATGGATTACATTGAAAAAGAATTGTATCGCAGTGTGCAGGGAGATCAGAAACTGCTAAGTGAAACCTCACTACATCTGCTCAAAGCCGGCGGGAAGCGTTTGCGCCCGGTATTTGTACTGCTCGGCGGTAAATATGGTACATATGACATTGAACGCCTGAAGTTGATTGCGGTACCGCTGGAATTGATTCATTCTGCTTCACTGGTACATGACGATGTTATTGATAATGCGGAGACACGGAGAGGCAAACCTACGGTGAAGTCCAAATGGGATAACCGTATTGCGATGTACACCGGGGATTATATCTATGGAAAAGCACTTCAGATGACAGCTGGCCTGTCCGATCCGGACATCCATCGTATTCTGGCGAAGGCCATGGTGCAGATGTCTATCGGTGAGATGGAGCAGATTCGTGACTTTTTCAATACAGGACAGAGTGTTCGCAATTACCTGCTGCGGATCCGTCGCAAAACAGCGCTGCTGATTGCAGTCAGCTGCCAGCTTGGAGCTCTGGCTACACGTGCACCAAAACATGTTTCTTCGCTCCTGTATACTTACGGATATAATGTGGGCATGGCCTTCCAGATTCAGGATGATGTACTTGATCTGGTGGGAACAGAGAAACAACTGGGTAAGCCTCCAGGTAGTGATATGAAACAGGGGAATATTACGCTGCCTGTCCTGTACGCTCTGCAGGAACGTGATCTTCGTGAGCCGCTGCTTAACGAGATTTCGCGTGTTCAGCGTGAAGATGGACGGGCAAGTGCCTCGGATGCCATTGGAATGATTCGCCAAAGTCAAGGAATCGCTAAAGCTGAAGCACTGGCTGACCGATATATGAAGAAAGCGCTCGATGCTCTGGATCAGCTGCCTAATATCAAGACAAGCAAAAATTTGCGCGATATTGCACATTTTGTTGTCAAGCGGACTCATTAA
- a CDS encoding UbiX family flavin prenyltransferase, which produces MYQLDNKRLVVGITGASGSIYGIRLIETLLSLDFTVHLVISNAGWRVLKEEMDWDVTNREGVLEDKFGNLGGSLVYHPVSDIGASIASGSYLADGMIIMPCSMGTLSSIAQGSSDNLMSRAADVMMKEARPLILVPRETPLHAIHLENMLKLSRLGVRMIPAMPAFYHKPQTMEELILFLVGKVLDSLRIQHQLFARWGEPDQRG; this is translated from the coding sequence ATGTATCAGCTGGACAATAAACGACTTGTTGTCGGAATTACCGGAGCCAGCGGAAGTATTTATGGCATAAGACTTATTGAAACGCTGCTCAGCCTGGATTTCACTGTCCATCTGGTGATATCTAATGCCGGCTGGCGGGTTTTAAAAGAAGAAATGGATTGGGATGTCACGAATCGTGAAGGTGTGCTGGAAGACAAATTCGGCAACCTCGGCGGTTCGCTGGTCTATCATCCCGTTAGTGATATAGGGGCTTCGATTGCAAGCGGATCTTACCTGGCTGATGGCATGATTATCATGCCATGCTCCATGGGCACACTTTCCTCCATCGCACAGGGGTCGTCAGATAATCTGATGTCTCGCGCTGCGGATGTCATGATGAAGGAGGCAAGGCCGCTAATTCTAGTGCCACGGGAGACTCCGCTGCATGCGATCCATCTGGAAAATATGCTCAAGCTCTCTCGTTTGGGTGTTCGAATGATTCCGGCGATGCCGGCTTTTTATCACAAACCTCAGACGATGGAAGAGTTGATTTTGTTTTTGGTTGGTAAAGTGCTGGATAGTTTGCGCATTCAGCATCAACTGTTCGCAAGATGGGGAGAACCGGATCAAAGGGGCTAG
- a CDS encoding UbiA-like polyprenyltransferase — protein MFRKIRIFLEMIKIEHTLFALPFAFMGAILGSMVVNGTFPTWMQIMWVLLAMVGARSAAFGLNRMIDQAIDGKNPRTAMRAIPAGLLKNGEVVIFIIVSFILLFWASSNLNVLSMQLLPIAVFMLVLYSYTKRFTWLCHVVLGMTIGLAPLGGWVAVTGSMDWTAIVLYVTIVFWTAGFDIIYACQDLEFDQEEGLHSIPSRFGLIKSLNIAKFFHIITAIGFLALLLMTDLSWWYGAGMLITYGILFYEHYIVSPNDMSRVQTAFFTMNSVLSLVVFTFTLIDLAVK, from the coding sequence ATGTTTAGGAAAATTCGCATCTTTTTAGAAATGATCAAGATTGAACATACGCTTTTTGCTTTACCTTTTGCATTCATGGGTGCCATTCTTGGGTCTATGGTCGTGAACGGAACGTTCCCAACCTGGATGCAGATTATGTGGGTACTGCTGGCCATGGTTGGTGCACGTAGTGCGGCATTTGGACTCAACCGGATGATTGACCAAGCGATCGACGGCAAAAATCCGCGGACGGCTATGCGTGCCATCCCAGCGGGCCTGCTCAAAAATGGCGAGGTTGTTATCTTTATTATTGTCTCGTTTATCCTGTTATTCTGGGCTTCATCCAATCTTAATGTGTTATCCATGCAATTACTTCCGATCGCAGTGTTTATGCTGGTATTGTATTCATACACCAAACGATTCACATGGCTCTGCCATGTTGTTCTCGGAATGACTATTGGCCTTGCTCCACTAGGAGGCTGGGTTGCTGTTACGGGGTCCATGGATTGGACAGCCATTGTGCTGTACGTTACGATTGTGTTCTGGACCGCGGGCTTCGATATTATTTATGCATGTCAGGACCTGGAGTTCGACCAGGAAGAGGGGCTTCATTCCATTCCATCCCGTTTCGGACTTATCAAATCGTTGAATATTGCCAAGTTCTTTCACATTATTACAGCCATCGGATTTTTGGCGCTTCTGTTGATGACGGATCTAAGCTGGTGGTATGGTGCAGGTATGCTGATTACATATGGTATTCTTTTCTATGAGCACTATATTGTATCGCCTAACGATATGAGTCGTGTACAGACGGCTTTCTTTACCATGAATAGTGTTTTGAGTCTGGTCGTATTTACCTTTACTTTGATAGACCTGGCGGTGAAATAA
- a CDS encoding demethylmenaquinone methyltransferase has protein sequence MGSAESKPKEEFVHSVFQSIAGKYDVMNDILSFRRHKAWRKFTMKKMNMSKGDTGLDLCCGTCDWTLAMAEASETGHMHGLDFSSNMLEVGQNKVNAVNRQKQITLVQGNAMSLPFEDNSFDYVTIGFGLRNVPDLRQVLSEMKRVVKPGGMVVCLELSKPTWQPFKGIYYFYFEQVLPRLAKLFAKRYEQYKWLPDSLALFPGRKELATIFEETGLKQVQAYPLTGGIAALHIGTKENQHV, from the coding sequence ATGGGGAGCGCAGAGTCGAAACCGAAAGAAGAGTTTGTCCATTCGGTGTTTCAGAGTATAGCCGGAAAATATGATGTCATGAATGACATTCTGAGTTTCCGCAGGCACAAAGCCTGGCGCAAATTCACAATGAAAAAAATGAACATGTCCAAAGGGGATACAGGTTTAGATCTGTGCTGCGGTACCTGTGACTGGACGCTGGCGATGGCCGAGGCAAGTGAAACAGGTCACATGCATGGACTGGACTTTAGCAGCAACATGCTTGAAGTGGGACAGAACAAGGTCAATGCCGTAAACAGACAAAAGCAGATTACGCTTGTTCAGGGGAATGCCATGTCACTTCCTTTTGAAGATAATTCATTTGATTATGTTACCATTGGATTTGGCCTTCGTAATGTTCCTGATCTGAGACAGGTTTTGTCGGAGATGAAACGTGTAGTGAAACCAGGCGGCATGGTTGTGTGTCTGGAATTGTCCAAGCCGACCTGGCAGCCGTTTAAAGGTATTTATTATTTTTATTTTGAACAAGTACTGCCGAGGCTTGCCAAATTGTTCGCCAAACGTTATGAGCAGTATAAATGGCTGCCTGATTCATTGGCATTATTTCCGGGAAGGAAGGAACTGGCTACCATTTTCGAAGAAACCGGATTGAAGCAAGTGCAGGCCTATCCTCTGACCGGAGGCATCGCGGCATTGCATATTGGAACCAAGGAGAATCAGCATGTTTAG
- a CDS encoding heptaprenyl diphosphate synthase component 1: protein MNSYRVPQLAKKYTDYDMIRQHTEIPPFPDSRALLLQAFVGRTDEKEHDELYALATSLVQLAMDTHDRIDTISGDRKEQEMRSRQLNVLAGDYLSSRFYQLLAHAGRIEMIGKLSGAVSEVNVRKMTLYDRMKKLLVSAEEYLHETVQLKMQLFLSFADMIGSKDQKLWESLLAEFSLCETVVEELQRMNDAKKFTHSYAFWHIYKQGTADERNLIGQPEPDMRACGAMAVKYQIDGLLLDRLRVSTNRIKLLLQEEQDQRGLAELHAILETYLGYLEPSHAAVRED, encoded by the coding sequence ATGAATTCATATCGCGTACCCCAACTAGCAAAAAAATATACGGATTACGACATGATTCGACAACATACGGAAATACCACCGTTTCCGGATAGCCGGGCTCTTCTGCTGCAGGCGTTTGTGGGCCGTACAGATGAAAAGGAGCATGATGAGCTCTATGCTCTGGCTACCTCGCTCGTTCAGCTGGCCATGGATACGCATGATCGAATCGATACGATCTCCGGGGATCGGAAAGAGCAGGAGATGCGCTCACGCCAGTTGAACGTTCTTGCTGGTGATTACTTGAGCAGTCGCTTTTATCAGCTGCTTGCCCATGCGGGTCGCATTGAGATGATCGGCAAGCTCAGCGGTGCCGTATCTGAAGTCAACGTACGCAAGATGACGCTGTATGATCGGATGAAAAAGCTTCTCGTTTCGGCTGAAGAATACTTGCATGAAACGGTACAGCTGAAGATGCAGCTGTTTCTTTCTTTTGCGGACATGATTGGATCAAAGGATCAGAAGTTATGGGAGAGTCTTCTTGCTGAATTCAGCTTGTGCGAGACTGTTGTGGAAGAGCTGCAGCGAATGAATGACGCGAAGAAATTCACTCATAGCTATGCGTTCTGGCATATATACAAGCAAGGTACAGCCGATGAGCGGAACCTGATTGGCCAGCCGGAGCCAGATATGCGGGCATGTGGGGCTATGGCAGTCAAGTATCAAATTGATGGGCTCCTGCTGGACAGGCTTCGCGTAAGTACAAACCGCATAAAGCTTTTGCTGCAGGAAGAACAAGACCAGCGGGGATTAGCTGAGCTGCATGCCATCTTGGAAACCTATTTGGGTTATCTGGAGCCTTCACACGCAGCAGTAAGGGAAGATTGA
- the mtrB gene encoding trp RNA-binding attenuation protein MtrB, whose amino-acid sequence MDHPTGSDYIVIKAEENGVQVIGLTRGQDTRFHHTEKLDKGEVMIAQFTNHTSAIKIRGKATMITKHGQIESE is encoded by the coding sequence ATGGACCATCCAACCGGCAGTGATTACATTGTCATTAAGGCAGAGGAAAACGGAGTTCAGGTGATCGGTTTGACGCGAGGACAGGATACGCGTTTTCATCATACCGAGAAGCTGGACAAGGGTGAAGTCATGATTGCCCAATTTACGAATCATACTTCCGCGATCAAAATCCGCGGCAAGGCTACCATGATTACAAAGCATGGCCAAATAGAATCAGAATAA
- a CDS encoding HU family DNA-binding protein, producing the protein MNKSDLITHVSEATELSKKDVTKAVDAVFEAISEALQSGDKVQLVGFGNFEVRERSARKGRNPQTGEEIEIPASKIPAFKPGKALKDGIK; encoded by the coding sequence ATGAACAAATCAGACTTGATTACACACGTGTCCGAAGCGACTGAATTGTCCAAAAAGGATGTAACGAAAGCGGTTGATGCCGTATTCGAAGCAATCTCTGAGGCTCTTCAAAGCGGAGACAAAGTACAATTGGTTGGTTTTGGGAACTTCGAAGTTCGCGAGCGTTCTGCACGCAAAGGACGTAACCCGCAAACAGGTGAAGAAATCGAAATTCCTGCGAGCAAAATTCCTGCATTCAAACCAGGTAAAGCGCTCAAAGACGGAATTAAATAA
- a CDS encoding ABC transporter permease — MKDKSMNFAFRYGAIIVIIGVIAFFGIKLPYFFTYSNLTDILGSISIVTFVAIGVTLSLIVDGFDLSVGATVSLTTVVTASLMIWYQQPLAVVIIVPLVIGAVIGLLNALLIVKLRIPDLLATLATMYIIGGIHKTYAQGYTIYNHMQFPDGSKAAGEMDPTFLLIGQGKWLGMPISVILLLIAVIGVHIFLTYTKYGRQMYVTGGNEEAARLSGIKVKKVRTLAYVAAGVFAAIGGIIYASKVGSGQIDAGSPLLMESVAAVFVGFSVFGAGKPNVIGTFIGSVLIGVLVNGLTMMNVQYFTHDIVKGGVLVLALAVTFYVLNRNRT; from the coding sequence ATGAAGGACAAATCTATGAATTTTGCGTTCCGTTATGGGGCGATTATTGTTATTATCGGAGTTATTGCTTTTTTTGGCATCAAATTGCCTTACTTTTTTACCTACAGTAATCTGACGGACATTCTGGGATCGATATCGATCGTGACCTTTGTTGCTATCGGTGTAACGTTATCTCTCATTGTGGATGGTTTCGATCTCTCGGTGGGGGCTACCGTTTCATTGACGACCGTTGTAACCGCATCATTAATGATCTGGTATCAGCAGCCGCTCGCCGTTGTTATTATTGTTCCGCTCGTGATCGGTGCAGTCATTGGTCTCCTGAATGCTTTGTTGATTGTAAAACTGCGCATTCCTGATCTGCTCGCCACGCTGGCGACCATGTACATTATCGGAGGTATTCACAAAACGTACGCGCAAGGGTACACGATTTATAATCACATGCAATTTCCTGATGGCAGCAAGGCAGCCGGAGAGATGGATCCTACGTTCTTGCTGATTGGTCAGGGGAAATGGCTCGGCATGCCTATATCGGTTATCTTGCTTCTCATTGCAGTCATTGGTGTTCATATCTTTTTGACGTATACGAAATACGGACGCCAGATGTACGTTACTGGAGGCAATGAAGAGGCGGCGCGTTTGTCCGGAATTAAGGTAAAAAAGGTGCGGACCCTTGCTTATGTGGCTGCTGGCGTGTTTGCTGCAATCGGGGGCATTATCTACGCCTCCAAAGTCGGATCAGGACAGATTGACGCAGGTTCTCCGTTGTTAATGGAATCCGTGGCAGCTGTGTTTGTAGGGTTCTCTGTCTTCGGAGCGGGTAAACCAAATGTTATCGGAACCTTCATTGGTTCGGTCCTGATTGGGGTACTGGTGAACGGTTTAACCATGATGAATGTTCAGTATTTTACTCATGACATTGTAAAAGGTGGCGTGCTCGTGCTTGCCCTGGCAGTGACATTTTACGTGCTAAACCGCAACCGCACTTGA